A genomic stretch from Pararhizobium sp. IMCC21322 includes:
- a CDS encoding tripartite tricarboxylate transporter TctB family protein produces MRHALIQELLVLTAILAIAVLVFVQTGSIMDAGGSQVASGTFPRLAAGTMGVLAIVRMLMFVVKSGTFDGIYDWNWNSMHRIVSATVLMVLYILLFRLVPFAPLTFAFIFLVFLSFGVRPLKRLLISTALSAGFLTILFVYIVGIVR; encoded by the coding sequence ATGCGACATGCGCTGATTCAGGAATTGCTGGTTTTAACCGCTATTCTTGCCATCGCCGTTCTGGTCTTTGTGCAGACAGGTTCCATCATGGACGCTGGCGGCAGTCAGGTGGCATCTGGCACTTTTCCACGGCTGGCTGCAGGTACCATGGGCGTTTTGGCAATTGTTCGGATGCTGATGTTTGTTGTCAAATCGGGCACGTTTGACGGCATCTACGACTGGAACTGGAACAGCATGCACCGCATTGTCTCAGCAACTGTGCTGATGGTGCTCTACATTCTTCTGTTCCGGTTGGTGCCATTTGCACCCCTCACCTTCGCATTCATATTCCTGGTGTTCCTGTCTTTCGGCGTGCGCCCATTGAAGCGGCTTCTCATCAGCACAGCCCTATCAGCAGGCTTCCTGACCATTTTGTTTGTCTACATTGTCGGGATTGTGAGGTGA
- a CDS encoding DMT family transporter encodes MNNDRPVLGISLMIGFCLLAPLGDSIAKLLGSTIPLLQLLIVRFALQALILLPIVIVTTRHFHMSRRIFSLTVIRTVLHVVGVGAMFVSLKYLPLADAIAIAFVMPFILLLLGRFVLNETVGYRRLSACAVGFFGTLLVIQPSFSEVGAPALLPLVVAVDFALFMLVTRQIAKDVDPISLQAVSGMIAVGILALAYAAFALGGTPISSQFVYPNATEIYLLLSIGVLGTGAHLLMTWSLKFAPSATLAPMQYLEIPVATFFGFLIFKDLPNGLAAVGIMITILAGLYVVYREHKDSRLAQKPTQS; translated from the coding sequence ATGAACAATGACCGCCCTGTTTTGGGTATCAGCCTCATGATCGGCTTCTGTCTACTCGCGCCATTGGGAGATTCCATCGCGAAACTATTGGGCAGCACGATTCCCCTGTTGCAGTTGTTGATTGTCCGATTTGCGTTACAGGCGCTCATTTTGCTGCCAATTGTGATTGTGACAACACGCCATTTTCATATGAGCCGGCGTATATTTTCACTGACTGTCATCCGAACAGTGCTGCATGTTGTGGGTGTGGGGGCGATGTTTGTGTCGCTGAAATATCTTCCATTGGCTGACGCAATCGCCATCGCATTCGTGATGCCCTTTATCCTGCTTCTGCTTGGCCGGTTTGTTCTCAACGAAACCGTCGGCTATCGGCGCCTGTCCGCTTGTGCGGTCGGTTTTTTCGGCACATTACTGGTTATCCAACCGAGTTTTTCCGAAGTCGGTGCGCCAGCCTTGTTGCCTTTGGTCGTTGCTGTGGATTTTGCATTGTTCATGCTGGTCACGCGTCAAATTGCAAAGGATGTTGATCCTATCAGCCTGCAGGCTGTCAGCGGCATGATAGCGGTCGGCATTCTGGCGCTTGCCTATGCAGCTTTCGCGCTGGGCGGCACACCCATAAGCTCACAATTTGTATACCCAAATGCCACCGAAATTTACCTTTTACTTTCAATCGGTGTTCTGGGTACTGGCGCGCATCTTTTGATGACGTGGTCTTTAAAATTTGCACCATCCGCAACCCTTGCACCCATGCAATATCTTGAAATCCCGGTGGCAACATTTTTTGGATTTCTGATTTTCAAAGATTTGCCCAATGGTCTGGCAGCAGTAGGTATCATGATTACAATTCTGGCTGGACTTTACGTGGTTTACCGAGAACACAAAGACTCAAGACTGGCGCAAAAGCCCACACAAAGCTGA
- a CDS encoding permease: MLQSKPFAVWPFVINVAGFWNKGQVWFVSLLILSVLLAINPPQASSSFQFALSNLLQTFPFLLLSIGLAAYASATGADGLIARVFQGSPRKMIVLAAIAGALSPFCSCGVIPLIAALLSMGVPLAAVMAFWLASPIMDPSMFVLTAGVLGVEFALVKTLAAVSLGLLGGTVVYLLSANGRLLDTLKDGVGNGGCGGTKVSMAKPVAWRFWQDKTRVDRFFREGVKITLFLTKWLFLAYILESLMLTYLPADLVSRSLGGEGVLPIAIATLVGVPAYLNGYAALPLVGGLVEQGMAPGAGLAFLVAGGVTSLPAALAVFALVKKQVFVLYLALALGGSFLAGLLFHLWTLL, translated from the coding sequence ATGTTACAATCAAAGCCGTTTGCAGTTTGGCCCTTCGTCATAAATGTCGCTGGTTTTTGGAACAAGGGACAGGTCTGGTTTGTTTCGCTGCTGATATTGTCTGTCTTGCTGGCGATAAACCCGCCACAGGCATCCAGCAGCTTCCAGTTTGCCCTTTCCAATCTGTTGCAAACATTTCCGTTTCTGCTGCTGTCCATTGGCTTGGCAGCCTATGCCAGCGCAACGGGCGCTGATGGTTTAATTGCGCGCGTCTTTCAGGGATCACCGCGAAAGATGATTGTATTGGCCGCGATTGCTGGCGCGCTGTCTCCGTTCTGCTCTTGTGGTGTGATCCCGTTAATTGCCGCACTCCTGTCCATGGGTGTGCCTTTGGCAGCTGTCATGGCTTTTTGGCTGGCGTCACCCATTATGGACCCGTCCATGTTCGTGCTGACTGCAGGCGTTCTGGGTGTTGAATTTGCACTTGTGAAAACACTGGCAGCTGTAAGTCTGGGCCTTTTGGGCGGCACGGTGGTCTATCTTCTTTCAGCGAACGGAAGGCTGCTTGATACACTGAAAGACGGTGTTGGCAATGGCGGCTGTGGTGGAACGAAGGTCAGCATGGCAAAGCCGGTCGCGTGGCGCTTCTGGCAGGACAAGACACGTGTTGATCGATTTTTTCGTGAAGGCGTCAAAATCACACTCTTTCTGACCAAATGGCTGTTCCTGGCTTACATTCTGGAAAGCCTGATGCTGACCTATCTGCCTGCTGACCTTGTGTCGCGCTCGCTTGGCGGGGAAGGTGTTTTGCCAATTGCAATCGCAACATTGGTTGGAGTCCCGGCCTATCTGAATGGGTATGCGGCCCTCCCGCTTGTTGGCGGCTTGGTGGAACAGGGCATGGCACCGGGCGCGGGACTGGCATTTCTCGTCGCCGGAGGGGTGACTTCCCTGCCCGCAGCGCTTGCCGTCTTCGCGTTGGTCAAGAAACAGGTTTTTGTCTTGTATCTTGCTCTGGCTTTGGGTGGCTCGTTTCTGGCTGGATTGCTGTTCCACTTATGGACCCTGCTCTAG
- a CDS encoding helix-turn-helix transcriptional regulator → MTYAPLLAALGHEARLEIYRLLVRAGEPGLNVGEIGSHLKMPASTLSHHLSSLVHTGLVVQQKNGREVLNRVDFDIMNQTVSFLTDECCIGLGVASEDAA, encoded by the coding sequence ATGACCTATGCCCCCCTGCTTGCAGCCCTTGGCCACGAAGCACGTCTGGAGATTTATCGTCTTCTGGTGCGGGCCGGAGAACCAGGATTGAATGTCGGTGAAATTGGATCGCATTTGAAAATGCCGGCCTCGACCCTGTCTCATCATCTGTCCAGCCTTGTTCATACAGGCCTTGTTGTTCAGCAGAAAAATGGCCGCGAAGTGCTGAACCGCGTTGATTTTGACATCATGAATCAGACTGTTTCTTTCCTGACGGATGAGTGTTGCATTGGTCTGGGCGTTGCAAGTGAGGACGCGGCCTGA
- a CDS encoding inositol monophosphatase, protein MLSAKIIENIIDAVREAGRSEIMPRFRKLDAASINSKSAPDDLVTIADENAEKLIAALVRQVLPEADFVGEEASEKDPSLLSLIDGSEMAVIIDPVDGTWNYANGLATFGSIIAVTRRGETVFGLLYDPVMDDWIAAEKGSGAWSVTTGDRRVLNCTKPQDGLSGYIPFNMFSPDVKKNLFEVLPQFDRVASLRCSCHEYRMLAQGHVGFCIAASLKPWDHAAGALIVEEAGGVARLIDNTPYRPGVFKGTMLTAISEDVFENVTAILQPVFAKQ, encoded by the coding sequence ATGCTGAGTGCAAAAATAATCGAGAACATAATTGATGCCGTGCGCGAGGCTGGCCGGAGCGAAATCATGCCGCGGTTTCGCAAGCTCGATGCAGCCAGCATCAACTCCAAATCCGCGCCGGATGATCTGGTCACCATCGCCGACGAAAACGCGGAAAAGCTAATTGCAGCATTGGTCCGTCAGGTTCTTCCTGAGGCTGATTTCGTGGGAGAAGAAGCCAGCGAAAAAGATCCCTCCCTGTTATCCCTGATTGACGGCAGCGAAATGGCCGTGATCATCGATCCGGTCGATGGAACATGGAACTATGCCAATGGACTGGCGACCTTTGGCAGTATCATAGCTGTTACAAGGCGCGGAGAGACTGTTTTCGGCTTGCTATATGATCCGGTGATGGATGACTGGATTGCAGCGGAAAAGGGCAGTGGTGCCTGGTCTGTCACCACCGGCGACAGACGCGTCTTGAACTGTACCAAGCCTCAGGACGGTCTATCTGGATATATTCCCTTCAACATGTTCTCGCCTGATGTGAAGAAAAATCTCTTTGAAGTGTTGCCGCAGTTTGACCGGGTCGCGTCATTGCGTTGCTCCTGTCATGAATACCGCATGCTGGCGCAAGGCCATGTCGGCTTTTGCATCGCTGCGTCGCTGAAGCCGTGGGATCATGCCGCAGGTGCCTTGATTGTCGAGGAGGCCGGTGGTGTTGCCAGGCTCATCGACAACACGCCTTATCGTCCGGGTGTCTTTAAAGGCACCATGCTGACCGCGATTAGCGAAGATGTATTTGAAAATGTGACCGCCATTTTGCAGCCTGTGTTTGCCAAGCAGTAG
- a CDS encoding tripartite tricarboxylate transporter permease encodes MTSHILGAFADIFQPMSFAFLFVGSALGLLVGVLPGLSSPMALAILIPITFGMEPFSAFMILIGIYVGTKTGGAFAAILIRTPGTPAAAATAMEGFPMAQRGEAGRALAISIGSSFVGGTVSWMVAVPLVGVIGLYAVRISSADLAMIGLMALAAVSSLSGRDLLKGLMSSCLGLILATVGLDELTGTPRLTLGYYQMLGGIPFLAAIVGLFAIATVLVDMSEEAVNAKPPTKRGRFNLVSLMRELWSMRKQLAVGTTIGSILGVVPGVGSDTAGWLSFAYVKRQIEKGFLKSDRKIGEGVPQGLAAPEAANNAVTGGATIPMLTLGIPGDGSTAIMLGALMLFGLQPGPLFFRESPDMAYGILIALGVANLTTLLAAVLLIRPFTAVLRIDRSMLLGSVLVLALAGSFASTNNTFEMMIALSFGVLGYLMHRFGFSIPALALGLILGPVIESNFRRALMISRGDAMVFLTSPISLICIILLTLLAGKLLYDFVSKSKKKSETQAKQSTDA; translated from the coding sequence ATGACCTCTCACATCCTCGGAGCGTTTGCTGATATTTTTCAGCCAATGAGCTTTGCGTTTCTCTTTGTTGGCAGCGCATTGGGTTTGCTGGTCGGCGTTCTGCCGGGCCTGTCATCGCCAATGGCTTTGGCCATTCTCATTCCAATCACATTCGGGATGGAGCCATTTTCTGCCTTCATGATCCTGATCGGCATTTATGTCGGCACCAAAACCGGCGGTGCGTTTGCCGCCATTCTCATTCGCACTCCCGGCACACCAGCTGCCGCCGCCACAGCCATGGAAGGTTTTCCCATGGCGCAGCGGGGAGAAGCCGGACGGGCGCTGGCGATCTCGATTGGCTCTTCCTTTGTGGGCGGGACTGTAAGCTGGATGGTTGCCGTGCCTCTGGTTGGCGTCATTGGTCTTTACGCGGTCCGGATTTCATCTGCTGATCTGGCCATGATCGGCCTTATGGCGCTGGCCGCTGTCTCCAGCCTGTCTGGCCGGGACCTGCTGAAAGGCCTGATGTCTTCGTGCCTTGGTTTGATCCTGGCAACAGTTGGACTGGATGAGCTGACAGGCACGCCACGACTGACGCTGGGATACTATCAAATGCTTGGTGGCATTCCGTTTTTGGCAGCGATTGTCGGCCTGTTCGCCATTGCAACCGTGCTGGTCGACATGTCCGAAGAAGCTGTGAACGCCAAGCCCCCAACAAAAAGAGGACGCTTCAATCTGGTTTCGCTGATGCGCGAATTGTGGAGCATGCGCAAGCAGTTGGCGGTTGGCACGACCATCGGATCTATCCTTGGCGTTGTTCCGGGCGTTGGCTCGGATACTGCCGGCTGGTTGTCCTTTGCCTATGTCAAACGCCAGATCGAAAAAGGGTTTTTGAAAAGCGATCGCAAAATCGGAGAAGGCGTCCCGCAAGGCCTGGCAGCGCCAGAGGCTGCCAACAACGCCGTCACCGGCGGCGCTACAATTCCGATGCTGACACTTGGCATTCCCGGCGACGGCTCCACGGCAATCATGCTGGGCGCACTGATGTTGTTCGGGCTGCAACCGGGCCCGCTGTTTTTCCGTGAAAGCCCTGATATGGCATACGGCATTCTGATAGCGCTCGGGGTTGCCAATCTGACCACCCTGTTGGCCGCGGTTCTGTTGATCAGACCTTTCACTGCAGTGTTGCGCATTGATCGCTCCATGCTGCTTGGCAGTGTTCTGGTGCTGGCGCTGGCAGGCAGTTTTGCCAGTACAAACAATACGTTTGAAATGATGATTGCCCTGTCATTCGGTGTGCTCGGCTATTTGATGCATCGGTTCGGGTTCTCTATTCCCGCCCTGGCCCTGGGGTTGATCCTGGGACCGGTCATCGAAAGTAATTTCCGCCGGGCGCTGATGATTTCGCGCGGCGACGCGATGGTGTTTCTCACCAGCCCGATCTCGCTGATTTGCATCATTCTGCTGACCCTGCTTGCGGGAAAGCTTCTCTACGACTTTGTCTCAAAATCAAAAAAGAAATCCGAGACACAGGCCAAACAATCGACCGACGCATGA
- a CDS encoding LysR family transcriptional regulator — protein MTKMNTFVPLRHVAVMLTIEEYGSINAAASIMGMTQSALTKALKRAEDEMGVRLFDRHAKGVTPTPSGKLALEHAKIIRSQSDQIINAIDGLRNSPGRVQVGAGASFLDALLPRAIANVVSRYPTAEIHLKMDNAVVLLNMLREGKLDLLFGSEFPGAAAMEDIEWLPLIANEMDVVARSGHPLAGRHNIGPSDLRDYGWVLGGQNDPPYLHLESVFRAKGWVFPHVAVHSVSRTVAIRIVQQSDLLTLLPNMRTNPNHSDIVRIDCEDLTWTRIAGIAVRKGYELPPAGRALLSEIKNVCKTYN, from the coding sequence ATGACAAAAATGAATACCTTTGTTCCCCTGCGTCATGTTGCGGTCATGCTGACCATTGAAGAATATGGCAGCATCAACGCAGCGGCGAGTATTATGGGGATGACCCAATCAGCTCTCACCAAAGCACTGAAAAGAGCCGAGGACGAAATGGGCGTGCGGCTGTTTGACCGCCATGCCAAAGGTGTCACACCGACCCCGTCGGGCAAGCTGGCTTTGGAACACGCGAAAATCATCCGCAGTCAAAGCGATCAGATTATCAATGCGATTGATGGACTGAGAAACTCACCCGGCCGGGTTCAGGTCGGAGCAGGGGCATCATTTCTGGATGCCTTGTTACCACGCGCCATAGCCAATGTGGTTTCGCGTTATCCTACAGCGGAAATCCATTTGAAGATGGATAATGCGGTGGTGCTTTTGAACATGTTGCGGGAAGGTAAGCTGGACTTGTTGTTTGGCTCAGAATTTCCTGGAGCCGCCGCAATGGAGGACATTGAGTGGCTGCCCTTGATCGCAAATGAGATGGATGTGGTCGCTCGATCTGGCCACCCATTGGCCGGAAGACATAACATAGGCCCATCTGACTTGAGAGATTATGGCTGGGTTCTGGGTGGACAGAATGATCCGCCATATCTCCATCTGGAAAGCGTTTTTCGGGCGAAGGGTTGGGTCTTTCCCCATGTCGCAGTGCACTCGGTCTCGCGGACTGTCGCCATACGCATCGTCCAGCAATCCGATCTTTTGACGCTGTTGCCAAACATGCGCACCAATCCAAACCATAGCGATATTGTGCGCATTGATTGCGAAGACCTGACGTGGACGCGCATTGCAGGCATCGCTGTACGCAAAGGCTACGAACTGCCGCCAGCAGGAAGGGCGTTGCTTTCCGAGATTAAAAACGTCTGCAAGACCTATAATTAA
- a CDS encoding L-fuconate dehydratase: MVKITGLTTRDLRFPTSLSLDGSDAMNPDPDYSAAYVILETDGTHEGHGLTFTIGRGNEICIVAIKALSNLVVGLDLDWIRDDMGRFWRHITGDSQLRWIGPDKGAIHLATGAVVNAVWDLLAKEAGKPVWQLVGDMSPEEIVKLVDFRYLADALTPEEALALLKKAEAGKAERIERLKQEGYPCYTTSAGWLGYSDEKLRGLCREARESGFTHTKFKVGRDLQDDIRRLTIAREELGEEMTIMIDANQVWEVKEAIDWVKELAFVRPFFIEEPTSPDDVAGHKAIRDAIAPIKVATGEMCQNRILFKQFIAGGAIDIVQIDACRLGGLNEVLAVQLMAAKYGLPIWPHAGGVGLCEYVQHLSMIDYVAISGEKDSKRIEFVDHLHEHFINPCIVEDGAYQAPQAAGFSIEIKPETLNNPDFIHG; this comes from the coding sequence ATGGTCAAGATTACCGGACTGACCACACGCGATCTCAGATTCCCGACAAGTCTGTCTCTGGACGGCTCTGATGCGATGAATCCGGATCCGGATTACTCGGCTGCTTACGTCATTCTGGAAACAGATGGCACTCATGAAGGGCATGGACTGACCTTCACGATTGGACGTGGCAATGAAATCTGTATTGTTGCCATCAAGGCACTGAGCAATCTTGTGGTCGGTCTGGACCTTGACTGGATTCGCGATGATATGGGCCGTTTCTGGCGTCATATCACTGGCGACAGTCAGCTAAGATGGATTGGACCCGACAAGGGGGCGATCCATCTGGCAACAGGCGCGGTTGTCAATGCGGTTTGGGATTTGCTCGCCAAGGAAGCCGGCAAGCCGGTTTGGCAATTGGTTGGCGACATGTCGCCAGAGGAAATCGTCAAACTGGTGGATTTCCGCTATCTGGCCGATGCCCTGACCCCGGAAGAAGCGCTGGCGCTTTTGAAGAAGGCAGAGGCTGGTAAAGCAGAACGGATCGAACGTCTGAAACAGGAAGGCTACCCTTGCTACACAACGTCAGCAGGCTGGCTTGGCTATTCGGACGAAAAGCTGCGCGGTCTCTGCCGTGAAGCGCGGGAGTCCGGTTTCACCCACACCAAATTCAAGGTGGGGCGTGATCTGCAGGATGATATTCGCCGCCTGACAATTGCCCGGGAAGAACTGGGCGAAGAAATGACCATCATGATCGACGCCAACCAGGTCTGGGAAGTCAAAGAAGCCATCGACTGGGTCAAGGAACTGGCTTTTGTACGCCCGTTCTTCATTGAAGAACCTACCAGCCCGGACGATGTTGCAGGCCACAAGGCCATTCGCGACGCAATCGCGCCCATCAAGGTCGCGACCGGTGAAATGTGCCAGAACCGCATCCTGTTCAAACAATTCATCGCTGGCGGTGCCATTGATATTGTTCAGATCGATGCCTGCCGCCTTGGCGGCTTGAACGAAGTGTTGGCCGTGCAGCTGATGGCCGCCAAATATGGCCTGCCAATCTGGCCGCATGCTGGTGGCGTGGGCTTGTGTGAATATGTCCAGCACCTGTCGATGATCGATTATGTCGCCATTTCAGGAGAGAAGGACAGCAAGAGGATTGAGTTTGTGGATCATCTCCACGAGCATTTCATCAATCCCTGCATCGTAGAGGATGGCGCCTATCAGGCGCCACAAGCAGCGGGCTTCTCAATCGAAATAAAACCCGAAACGCTCAACAATCCGGACTTTATCCACGGATAG
- a CDS encoding tripartite tricarboxylate transporter substrate binding protein: MKNITSRIAGLAAIAAAVAVSFNGASMAQDFPSKPIQIINAFAPGGATDTAIRGLTKMSDNFIDQPIVIDSVTGGGGVTGILQASRAKPDGYTLLVADTVMTTLPLFQENLPVSAEDFRPIGVFNLRGAWLLARPSKGWEKLADFVAAAKERPGELTVGVPALSSPQHLAVIAIEDTFDIDVNIIPYGGGAPTMAALLGDQIDAGMPGAPAGLDSVNAGEAVFLVASTELELVKFKGDMISFPEAGIPHDLGIWAALWAPKDTPDDVMAKLATIFGGMAQSDDWTNFARSYGVTPIWKPLDEAEAYIGASAKSMSDLAKLIK, translated from the coding sequence ATGAAAAATATAACTTCAAGAATAGCCGGACTAGCGGCAATAGCGGCGGCTGTTGCTGTCTCATTCAATGGCGCATCGATGGCCCAGGATTTTCCATCGAAGCCCATCCAGATCATCAATGCATTTGCGCCCGGCGGCGCAACTGACACGGCCATTCGCGGCCTGACGAAAATGTCTGACAATTTCATTGATCAGCCGATTGTCATTGATTCAGTAACAGGTGGCGGTGGTGTGACCGGGATTTTACAGGCATCACGTGCCAAGCCGGATGGCTATACGCTTCTGGTCGCCGATACCGTGATGACCACCTTGCCGCTGTTTCAGGAAAACCTTCCCGTCAGCGCAGAAGATTTCCGCCCCATTGGCGTTTTCAACCTGCGTGGCGCATGGCTGTTGGCACGCCCTTCAAAAGGCTGGGAAAAACTGGCTGACTTTGTGGCAGCTGCAAAAGAACGTCCGGGCGAACTGACTGTTGGCGTGCCAGCGCTCAGCAGCCCGCAGCATCTTGCCGTGATTGCCATTGAAGACACATTTGATATCGACGTGAACATCATTCCCTATGGTGGCGGCGCCCCGACAATGGCCGCATTGCTTGGTGACCAGATTGACGCTGGTATGCCTGGTGCGCCCGCAGGACTGGACTCAGTCAATGCTGGAGAAGCGGTCTTTCTTGTGGCTTCAACCGAGCTTGAGCTTGTCAAATTCAAAGGAGATATGATTTCCTTTCCAGAAGCTGGCATTCCCCATGATCTTGGGATCTGGGCCGCGCTCTGGGCACCCAAGGATACGCCGGATGATGTGATGGCTAAATTGGCCACAATCTTCGGCGGCATGGCGCAGTCCGACGACTGGACGAATTTTGCCAGAAGCTACGGTGTGACACCCATCTGGAAGCCGCTGGATGAAGCTGAAGCTTATATTGGCGCATCTGCCAAGAGCATGTCTGATCTTGCAAAGCTGATCAAATAA
- a CDS encoding sulfatase-like hydrolase/transferase translates to MSKRPNIIFITADQHRGDCFGFEGRKVKTPHLDQLAREGTHFATCITSNPVCQPARASLVTGLLPRTHGVSDNGIDLDPELGEKGFGGALTASGYSTTLIGKAHFATAHTFEPTGSAECRDSMANYSEDWFGPYMGFSHVELVVEGHNIHLPLQPPNGQHYENWYYGDGYGAEKNEAYSANVGPDTKDAPQTWHSGLPPVWHNSTWVADRTIARINEVQDEDEPFFIWASFPDPHHPFDCPVPWSLLHRPEDVDLPENRTLDLEKRPWWHKQALEGKPDIREDLAEFRTKYSRTPVMSDDQLREVIANYYGMIALIDHNVGRIMAELGHLGLDDNTIIIYSADHGDWLGDHGLLLKGPMLYDGLLRVGCIIKGPGIPAGKRVTDPVSNLDFAATILDYADAPQLMDMHSQSLRDLIETDDAHREFAYNEWDLRSSRSGVALDLRTVRTRTQRLSKDMISGDGEMYDLLNDPNECVNLYENPDYADMRATLEGMIASRPDDALPTQLPQVGMA, encoded by the coding sequence ATGAGTAAACGGCCAAACATCATTTTCATCACAGCTGATCAGCATCGCGGCGACTGTTTCGGGTTTGAAGGGCGCAAGGTCAAGACACCGCATCTGGACCAGTTGGCGCGTGAGGGCACCCATTTTGCCACTTGCATCACCTCAAATCCGGTCTGTCAGCCTGCGCGTGCGTCTCTGGTCACCGGTCTGTTGCCCAGAACCCATGGGGTTTCGGACAATGGCATCGATCTGGACCCTGAATTGGGTGAAAAAGGATTTGGCGGCGCTTTAACAGCCTCAGGCTACAGCACCACACTCATCGGCAAAGCTCATTTTGCCACCGCACATACATTTGAGCCAACTGGCTCGGCGGAATGCCGTGACAGTATGGCAAATTATTCAGAAGACTGGTTTGGCCCTTATATGGGATTTTCCCATGTCGAACTGGTTGTCGAAGGACACAATATTCATCTTCCCCTGCAGCCGCCCAATGGCCAGCATTATGAAAACTGGTATTATGGAGACGGGTACGGCGCTGAAAAGAACGAAGCCTACTCGGCCAATGTGGGACCGGATACAAAGGATGCTCCACAGACATGGCATTCAGGGCTTCCCCCGGTGTGGCACAACTCAACCTGGGTGGCCGACAGGACCATTGCCCGCATCAATGAGGTACAGGACGAAGATGAGCCGTTTTTCATCTGGGCCTCTTTTCCTGATCCACACCATCCCTTTGACTGCCCCGTTCCCTGGAGCCTGTTGCATCGGCCAGAAGACGTTGATCTGCCGGAAAACCGTACGCTTGATCTGGAAAAACGCCCCTGGTGGCATAAGCAGGCGTTGGAAGGTAAACCCGACATTCGGGAAGATCTGGCAGAATTTCGCACGAAATACTCGCGCACGCCGGTTATGAGCGATGATCAATTGCGTGAAGTCATCGCCAATTACTACGGCATGATAGCGCTGATTGATCACAATGTCGGTCGGATCATGGCAGAGCTTGGCCATCTTGGACTGGATGACAATACAATCATTATCTATTCAGCCGATCACGGCGACTGGCTTGGTGATCACGGCCTGCTGTTGAAAGGCCCCATGCTGTATGACGGGCTGCTGAGGGTCGGCTGCATCATCAAAGGACCTGGGATCCCTGCCGGAAAGCGGGTTACTGATCCGGTGTCCAATCTGGATTTTGCGGCCACAATCCTGGATTACGCCGATGCGCCGCAACTCATGGATATGCACAGCCAAAGCCTGCGTGACCTAATCGAGACAGATGATGCACACCGTGAATTTGCCTATAATGAGTGGGATTTGCGTTCCTCCCGCTCCGGTGTTGCGCTCGATCTGCGGACAGTGCGGACACGGACCCAGAGATTGAGCAAGGATATGATCAGCGGTGACGGCGAGATGTATGATCTGCTGAATGATCCGAATGAATGCGTCAACCTGTACGAAAATCCGGATTATGCGGATATGCGTGCCACACTTGAAGGTATGATCGCATCACGTCCGGATGACGCGTTGCCAACCCAGTTGCCGCAGGTGGGGATGGCCTGA
- a CDS encoding fumarylacetoacetate hydrolase family protein encodes MKLLRYGPQGSEKPGLLDDDGSIRDLSGVVSDVSGKALSEGLIDSLSGLDVKSLPVVDGNPRLGPCVGGVGKFICIGLNYADHAVESGMELPEEPVIFFKATSAICGPDDKVEIPRNSVKTDWEVELGVVIGKEAKYVSEADALDHVAGYCVINDVSERDFQLHRSGQWVKGKSADTFGPIGPWLVTRDEVADPQDLAMWLEVNGHRYQNGSTRTMHFGVATVIAHLSQFMSLQPGDVISTGTPPGVGMGQKPETYLKPGDKIELGIDGLGQQSQDVVAG; translated from the coding sequence ATGAAATTATTGCGATACGGGCCACAAGGATCCGAAAAACCCGGACTGCTGGACGATGACGGATCAATCCGCGATCTTAGCGGTGTGGTTTCCGATGTTTCAGGCAAGGCTTTGAGTGAAGGGCTGATCGATAGCCTCAGCGGACTGGATGTAAAAAGCCTCCCGGTGGTTGATGGTAATCCACGCTTGGGGCCATGCGTTGGCGGCGTCGGTAAATTCATCTGTATCGGTCTCAACTATGCAGATCATGCTGTAGAAAGCGGTATGGAGCTGCCTGAAGAGCCGGTGATCTTTTTCAAAGCGACCTCGGCCATTTGTGGCCCGGACGATAAGGTTGAAATTCCACGCAATTCGGTCAAGACAGACTGGGAAGTCGAGCTGGGTGTCGTCATCGGCAAAGAAGCCAAATATGTGTCGGAAGCAGATGCTTTGGACCATGTTGCCGGCTACTGTGTCATCAACGATGTCAGCGAGCGGGACTTTCAGTTGCACCGCTCCGGCCAATGGGTCAAAGGCAAATCTGCTGACACCTTCGGGCCTATCGGGCCATGGTTGGTGACGCGGGACGAAGTGGCTGATCCTCAGGATCTGGCCATGTGGCTTGAAGTGAATGGCCACCGTTACCAGAACGGCTCCACACGCACCATGCATTTTGGTGTTGCAACCGTGATTGCACATCTGTCGCAATTCATGTCGCTTCAGCCGGGGGATGTCATCTCCACGGGAACGCCTCCAGGTGTTGGCATGGGCCAGAAACCGGAAACCTATCTCAAGCCCGGTGATAAAATCGAGTTGGGCATTGATGGACTTGGCCAGCAATCCCAGGATGTGGTTGCAGGCTAA